The DNA segment CATAGAAAAAATTCTACATGCAATTGATGTTACATTAGAAAAGCACGTTCTCAATTCTTCGAAAAGAAATAAATATGATTTCTTCTCTGGATTATCTACAATTGGGTTATATTTTTACCTTCGAGAGAGTAAACCTCAGCAAGGTCTTTTTATGAATCAGTTATTTGCTGATTTTAAATCTAAAAATTTTATAATAGATAACAACCCCGGGGTTGCACATGGTTGGGGCAGTGCATTTCTTCTTTCGTTAAAAATTGCCCAAAAGAACCACAAAGTCAAAAGTGCATATTATGATTTCTTTAATGATATGCAAAAAATGGTGCTTCGAAAGGTTCAGGATGAAAACAATATCTTCCAATCTCGAACTGGCCACAAAATTCGAACGACTTCCTGGAGCAAAGGTATGCTTCCGATCTGTCTTGCTTTAGAAAAAAGTTACGAATTGTGCTCGGATTCATTGAGTTGTTTTGAACCAAGAAAGCTTGCTAAGAATATAATTAACTATTCAATATCGATTGAAAACTATGATGATCCTTGTCTATGTCACGGAACCGCCAGCATTGCTATGCTATGTGGTCAATTTTTGCCTATACCCTATTATACTGATGCAGCTACAAAGGCATGTGATAAATGGAACGGAGCATTAATTTCTCAATTAGAAACTACCGTAAGTCTTCGGTCTTTCACATATTGCGACCTTCATACTAGCGCTGTTTCTTTGATGGCAAAAAATGAGAATGACATTAACAACATTTAAGCGTTTGTATAAGGATTACCAGGAATCAG comes from the Saccharicrinis fermentans DSM 9555 = JCM 21142 genome and includes:
- a CDS encoding lanthionine synthetase LanC family protein, yielding MQIEFREDNNIEKILHAIDVTLEKHVLNSSKRNKYDFFSGLSTIGLYFYLRESKPQQGLFMNQLFADFKSKNFIIDNNPGVAHGWGSAFLLSLKIAQKNHKVKSAYYDFFNDMQKMVLRKVQDENNIFQSRTGHKIRTTSWSKGMLPICLALEKSYELCSDSLSCFEPRKLAKNIINYSISIENYDDPCLCHGTASIAMLCGQFLPIPYYTDAATKACDKWNGALISQLETTVSLRSFTYCDLHTSAVSLMAKNENDINNI